In one Umezawaea sp. Da 62-37 genomic region, the following are encoded:
- a CDS encoding alpha/beta fold hydrolase yields the protein MTGRAPSDEVEARLLVLPVGRRDQLCLRVFPQAVEDERAPVVLVVPAMGIVATYYDPLARGLSRTGFPVVVCDLRGHGGSTPAVSRASRFGQQEMVAVDLPAAVAAARREFPGRPVVLLGHSIGGQLGVAYLGRPEADVDGLALIASGTPHHRVYPRPRGLRVLLGTQTAALLGRAWGYFPGDRVGFGGRESAGVITDWARFASTGRFRPDGADIDYERAMSAVDLPVLVVSVEGDLMHTPAAMAELTGKLGSTRVTRLRYTAADAGQKLDRYRWVRVPGPLPSWIADWWRDAAGPAGERA from the coding sequence ATGACCGGACGGGCGCCCTCGGACGAGGTCGAGGCACGGCTGCTGGTGCTCCCGGTCGGTCGTCGCGACCAGCTGTGCCTGCGGGTCTTCCCCCAAGCGGTCGAGGACGAACGGGCGCCGGTCGTCCTCGTCGTGCCCGCGATGGGGATCGTCGCCACCTACTACGACCCCCTGGCGCGCGGGTTGTCCCGGACCGGGTTCCCGGTCGTGGTCTGCGACCTGCGCGGACACGGCGGCAGCACGCCCGCGGTCTCCCGCGCCTCCCGGTTCGGGCAGCAGGAGATGGTGGCGGTCGACCTCCCGGCGGCCGTGGCGGCCGCGCGGCGGGAGTTCCCCGGCCGCCCCGTCGTCCTGCTCGGCCACAGCATCGGCGGCCAGCTCGGCGTCGCCTACCTCGGCAGGCCCGAGGCGGACGTGGACGGGCTCGCGCTGATCGCCTCCGGCACCCCGCACCACCGCGTCTACCCGCGACCGCGGGGCCTGCGCGTGCTGCTCGGCACGCAGACCGCCGCGCTGCTGGGCAGGGCGTGGGGGTACTTCCCCGGCGACCGGGTGGGTTTCGGGGGCAGGGAGTCCGCGGGCGTCATCACCGACTGGGCGAGGTTCGCCAGCACCGGGCGCTTCCGGCCCGACGGCGCGGACATCGACTACGAGCGCGCCATGTCCGCCGTGGACCTGCCGGTGCTGGTGGTGTCCGTCGAGGGCGACCTCATGCACACGCCCGCCGCGATGGCGGAGCTCACGGGGAAGCTCGGGAGCACGCGGGTCACGCGCCTGAGGTACACCGCGGCGGACGCCGGGCAGAAGCTCGACCGCTACCGCTGGGTCCGCGTCCCAGGACCGCTGCCCTCGTGGATCGCGGACTGGTGGCGCGACGCCGCGGGCCCCGCGGGGGAACGGGCATGA
- a CDS encoding cellulose binding domain-containing protein yields the protein MSTSSGSSGIRSTVAMLAIAALTVVGAATLMARTSPAEASVGAMALVEDEGADCPVTLPGSTPSNAKLPDPFTRINGTRITAKSDWRCRRTEIRKLAEKTVYGEKPGKPTTVTGTVSSSNLTVNVSHNGKSSSFSAKVELPSGSGPFPVVVVLGGFGADTATIKAAGAAVINYDPYAVGKEGTARNNKQGAFYSVYGATSTTGLLAAWSWGVSRMIDVIETSGGTILKADAVGVTGCSRFGKGAFVIGAFDQRIALTMPIESGSAGAPIFRGIPGEGAQSLSSAYGEQPWLGDAFGSYTSNPNGLPVDTHEIVAMVAPRGLFIMDNPHIANLGPKSASVAALGGAEVYKALGAGDNITYWSDITDGNHCANRAEWKTPLQQNIQKFLLKTGNAAGQIRISSKAAGNLAQWRDWTTPTLTDGPGDPTTTTTTTTTTTTTTTTTTTTTPPAGGGSCTATYRTTQAWGDRFNGEVTITAGGAAISSWTSTVLVTSPQKISTTWNGTPTWSGGGNLMTMKPNGNGSLAAGASTTFGFTVMANGQWAAPPVTCATP from the coding sequence GTGAGCACCAGTTCGGGCAGCTCCGGAATCCGCTCGACAGTCGCCATGCTGGCGATAGCGGCGTTGACGGTCGTCGGCGCGGCGACGCTGATGGCGAGAACATCCCCGGCCGAGGCGTCCGTCGGAGCCATGGCCCTGGTCGAGGACGAGGGCGCCGACTGCCCGGTGACCCTGCCCGGCTCCACCCCGTCCAACGCGAAGCTGCCCGACCCGTTCACCAGGATCAACGGCACCCGGATCACCGCGAAGTCGGACTGGCGGTGCCGACGCACCGAGATCCGCAAACTCGCGGAGAAGACCGTCTACGGCGAGAAGCCCGGCAAGCCGACCACCGTCACGGGCACGGTGTCCAGCAGCAACCTCACGGTCAACGTGTCGCACAACGGCAAGTCCTCCAGCTTCTCGGCCAAGGTCGAACTGCCCAGCGGGTCCGGTCCGTTCCCGGTCGTGGTGGTGTTGGGCGGGTTCGGCGCGGACACGGCCACCATCAAGGCGGCCGGCGCGGCGGTGATCAACTACGACCCGTACGCGGTGGGCAAGGAAGGCACGGCCCGCAACAACAAGCAGGGCGCGTTCTACAGCGTCTACGGCGCCACCAGCACCACCGGCCTGTTGGCCGCGTGGTCGTGGGGGGTGAGCCGGATGATCGACGTCATCGAGACCTCCGGCGGCACCATCCTCAAAGCCGACGCCGTCGGTGTCACCGGGTGCTCGCGGTTCGGCAAGGGCGCGTTCGTGATCGGCGCGTTCGACCAGCGGATCGCGTTGACGATGCCGATCGAGTCCGGCAGCGCCGGCGCCCCGATCTTCCGCGGCATCCCCGGCGAAGGCGCCCAAAGCCTGAGCAGCGCCTACGGCGAACAACCCTGGCTCGGTGACGCGTTCGGGTCGTACACCAGCAACCCCAACGGGTTGCCGGTGGACACCCACGAGATCGTCGCCATGGTGGCACCGCGCGGGTTGTTCATCATGGACAACCCCCACATCGCCAACCTGGGCCCGAAATCCGCCAGCGTCGCCGCGTTGGGTGGTGCCGAGGTCTACAAGGCGTTGGGCGCCGGGGACAACATCACCTATTGGTCCGACATCACCGACGGCAACCACTGCGCCAACCGGGCGGAGTGGAAGACGCCGTTGCAGCAGAACATCCAGAAGTTCCTGCTCAAGACCGGCAACGCGGCGGGGCAGATCAGGATCTCCAGCAAGGCCGCGGGCAACCTGGCGCAGTGGCGGGACTGGACCACCCCCACCCTGACCGACGGCCCCGGCGACCCCACCACGACGACCACGACGACCACCACAACGACGACCACCACGACCACGACGACGACCACCACCCCGCCCGCGGGCGGGGGTTCCTGCACCGCGACCTACCGCACCACGCAGGCGTGGGGCGACCGCTTCAACGGCGAGGTGACGATCACCGCGGGCGGCGCGGCGATCTCCAGCTGGACGTCCACCGTGCTGGTGACCTCGCCGCAGAAGATCTCCACGACGTGGAACGGCACGCCGACCTGGAGCGGCGGTGGCAACCTGATGACCATGAAGCCCAACGGGAACGGCTCGCTCGCGGCGGGCGCGAGCACCACGTTCGGCTTCACCGTGATGGCCAACGGCCAGTGGGCGGCACCTCCCGTCACCTGCGCCACCCCCTGA
- a CDS encoding long-chain fatty acid--CoA ligase, whose protein sequence is MREVATAPLPTVPVLGGLAELVHTNAERIPDSTAFRRKTPAGWVPVTARRFRDEVVEAARGLIALGVRPGDRVVILSSTRYEWTLVDFAVWAARAVSVPVYVTSSAEQVDWIVADSGATAAVVETGEHERLARDAFAKAGRDAPVWRIDDVVEELAKAGAAVPRSAVHDNRGTTENSEAATIIYTSGTTGRPKGCVLTHANFLAEARNAVGVLRPLFGAGGAAGASTLLFLPLAHVVGRMIEIGAVWAGVTLGHTPNVRDALGDLATFRPTFVLAVPYVLEKIYQGAWQKAHGSGRGGVFDAAVEVAVAHSSADSPGPVLGLKHAAFDRLIYRRLREVLGGRCRYVLSGGAALAPKLVHFFHSAGITVLEGYGLTETTSTATINTPDVFRAGTAGRPLPGMSIRISDSGEVLVKGPTLFQGYWHDERATAESFRDGWFATGDLGRLDDGGFLVITGRSKDILVTSGGKNVSPGVMEDRVNAHPLVGNAVVVGDGRRYVAALLTLDHQYFPVWKENRGKPAEATVADLLDDHDLLADLQEAVDLGNAAVSRAESVRRFRVLSAEFTPENGFLTPSLKIKRSVVVEAFADEVEACYPQHVPSS, encoded by the coding sequence ATGCGCGAGGTCGCCACCGCGCCGCTACCCACCGTGCCCGTCCTCGGCGGACTGGCCGAACTCGTGCACACCAACGCCGAACGGATCCCCGACTCCACCGCCTTCCGCCGGAAGACGCCGGCGGGGTGGGTCCCGGTCACCGCGCGGAGGTTCCGCGACGAGGTCGTCGAGGCGGCACGGGGGCTCATCGCCTTGGGGGTGCGCCCCGGCGACCGGGTGGTGATCCTGTCGTCGACCCGCTACGAGTGGACGCTGGTCGACTTCGCCGTCTGGGCCGCCCGCGCGGTCTCCGTGCCGGTCTACGTCACGTCCTCCGCGGAGCAGGTGGACTGGATCGTCGCCGACTCCGGTGCGACCGCGGCGGTCGTGGAGACCGGGGAGCACGAACGCCTGGCGCGGGACGCGTTCGCCAAGGCGGGTCGGGACGCTCCGGTGTGGCGGATCGACGACGTCGTGGAGGAGTTGGCGAAGGCGGGCGCCGCGGTGCCCCGGTCCGCGGTCCACGACAACCGCGGGACCACCGAGAACTCCGAGGCCGCCACGATCATCTACACCTCGGGCACCACCGGTCGCCCCAAGGGGTGCGTGCTGACGCACGCGAACTTCCTGGCCGAGGCGCGCAACGCCGTGGGCGTGCTCCGCCCGCTGTTCGGGGCGGGCGGTGCGGCCGGCGCGTCCACGCTGCTGTTCCTGCCGCTGGCGCACGTGGTCGGCCGGATGATCGAGATCGGCGCGGTGTGGGCGGGGGTCACCCTCGGCCACACCCCGAACGTCCGCGACGCGCTGGGCGACCTGGCGACGTTCCGCCCGACGTTCGTCCTCGCCGTGCCCTACGTGCTCGAGAAGATCTACCAGGGCGCCTGGCAGAAGGCCCACGGCAGCGGCCGGGGCGGGGTCTTCGACGCCGCGGTCGAGGTCGCCGTCGCGCACTCGTCCGCCGATTCCCCCGGTCCGGTGCTGGGCCTGAAGCACGCGGCCTTCGACCGGCTGATCTACCGCAGGCTGCGCGAGGTCCTCGGCGGCCGCTGCCGGTACGTCCTGTCGGGCGGCGCCGCGCTCGCGCCGAAGCTCGTCCACTTCTTCCACTCCGCCGGGATCACCGTGCTGGAGGGGTACGGGCTCACCGAGACCACCTCGACCGCCACGATCAACACGCCCGACGTGTTCCGCGCGGGCACCGCGGGCAGGCCGCTGCCCGGCATGTCGATCAGGATCTCCGACAGCGGCGAGGTCCTCGTCAAGGGGCCCACCCTGTTCCAGGGCTACTGGCACGACGAGCGGGCGACGGCGGAGTCCTTCCGGGACGGCTGGTTCGCCACCGGCGACCTCGGGCGGCTCGACGACGGCGGTTTCCTCGTCATCACCGGGCGCAGCAAGGACATCCTGGTGACCAGCGGCGGGAAGAACGTCTCCCCCGGTGTCATGGAGGACCGCGTCAACGCGCACCCGCTGGTCGGCAACGCCGTGGTGGTGGGCGACGGCCGCCGCTACGTGGCCGCGCTGCTCACCCTCGACCACCAGTACTTCCCGGTGTGGAAGGAGAACAGGGGCAAACCCGCCGAGGCGACCGTGGCCGACCTGCTCGACGACCACGACCTGCTGGCCGATCTCCAGGAGGCCGTCGACCTCGGGAACGCCGCGGTGTCGCGGGCGGAGTCGGTCCGCAGGTTCCGCGTGCTGTCGGCGGAGTTCACCCCGGAGAACGGCTTCCTGACGCCGTCGCTGAAGATCAAGCGGAGTGTGGTGGTGGAGGCGTTCGCCGACGAGGTCGAGGCCTGTTACCCGCAGCACGTCCCGTCGTCCTGA
- a CDS encoding VlmB-like protein yields MDGKIRPEVDWDNAGPVLEGARTLELTPEDCDLQYWLDEVAGRLLRRIPTGHTPDAAIPEQVLKPGPLREALIEEFAFRSIAEEKVTRALGHLVSLAPDRVTTEFFATQLLDEARHARVFREHLIEIGIAEAEVEDTITTVAGKAIEAVLDPLEDFGLSVIRDNGDFYGGVITLTVLVEGVLAPFGELSERKWAELDPAGAEIERGAGMDEIRHLSVGSSVVKRHLQEQPGERMRILELIGRGRALWENLPMQPFLFQRESLFQQGLSEWGHLIPEYEVWPGRKLVDTSAEERMMTASTWSQETQDVRLRYMGVL; encoded by the coding sequence ATGGACGGCAAGATCAGGCCCGAAGTCGACTGGGACAACGCGGGTCCCGTGCTCGAAGGCGCCCGGACCCTCGAGCTGACGCCCGAGGACTGCGACCTGCAGTACTGGCTCGACGAGGTCGCGGGCCGGCTGCTGCGCCGCATCCCCACCGGCCACACGCCCGACGCCGCCATCCCCGAGCAGGTGCTCAAGCCCGGCCCGCTGCGCGAGGCGCTGATCGAGGAGTTCGCCTTCCGGTCCATCGCCGAGGAGAAGGTCACCCGCGCCCTCGGCCACCTGGTGTCCCTCGCGCCCGACCGCGTCACGACCGAGTTCTTCGCCACCCAGCTGCTCGACGAGGCCCGGCACGCCCGCGTGTTCCGCGAGCACCTGATCGAGATCGGCATCGCCGAGGCCGAGGTCGAGGACACCATCACCACCGTGGCGGGCAAGGCGATCGAGGCCGTGCTCGACCCGCTGGAGGACTTCGGCCTGTCCGTGATCCGCGACAACGGCGACTTCTACGGCGGCGTCATCACCCTCACCGTCCTCGTCGAGGGCGTGCTCGCCCCGTTCGGCGAGCTGAGCGAGCGCAAGTGGGCCGAACTGGACCCGGCGGGAGCCGAGATCGAGCGCGGCGCGGGCATGGACGAGATCCGCCACCTGTCCGTGGGCAGCAGCGTGGTCAAGCGCCACCTGCAGGAGCAGCCCGGCGAGCGGATGCGCATCCTGGAGCTGATCGGCCGCGGCCGCGCGCTCTGGGAGAACCTCCCGATGCAGCCCTTCCTGTTCCAGCGCGAGTCCCTGTTCCAGCAGGGCCTGTCGGAGTGGGGCCACCTGATCCCCGAGTACGAGGTCTGGCCGGGCCGCAAGCTCGTCGACACCAGCGCCGAGGAGCGCATGATGACCGCCTCCACCTGGTCCCAGGAGACGCAGGACGTCCGCCTGCGCTACATGGGCGTTCTTTGA
- a CDS encoding DUF2156 domain-containing protein, which translates to MITIEDEETLASLRQHGDHPSAFLSYNQATRHFRSDRAPGTVAYRLSRRHVVQLCGPLTREEHRADLLADFRAWAGRERLRICAVQLSKQDAELYAAEGFVVNQLGRTYSVDLERFTMRGGPLAKVRQNIARAKRDGVTVEESTGRDDLLATIDARWLRAKGWHVKELDFMIGERGGRGAEHRRIFVASVADRPVAYISYSPAFGGRPGWLYDLTRRDPDAPVGTIELVNVTALQRFQEEGAGWLHLGHTPFAGLAAENEVPGAASGVVTRVTDLIAKRGKAIYPSRTQEAFKRKWAPHVVEPEYVAFEDGVSLPALWNLLRLTRAI; encoded by the coding sequence GTGATCACCATCGAGGACGAGGAGACCCTGGCGTCGCTGCGGCAGCACGGCGACCACCCGAGCGCCTTCCTGAGCTACAACCAGGCCACGCGGCACTTCCGCAGCGACCGCGCCCCCGGCACCGTCGCGTACCGGCTGAGCCGACGGCACGTCGTGCAGCTGTGCGGCCCGCTGACGCGGGAGGAGCACCGGGCCGACCTGCTCGCCGACTTCCGCGCGTGGGCCGGGCGCGAGCGGCTGCGGATCTGCGCCGTGCAGCTGTCCAAGCAGGACGCCGAGCTGTACGCGGCCGAGGGGTTCGTGGTCAACCAGCTCGGCCGCACCTACAGCGTCGACCTCGAGCGGTTCACGATGCGCGGCGGCCCGCTGGCCAAGGTGCGGCAGAACATCGCCCGCGCCAAGCGGGACGGCGTCACCGTCGAGGAGAGCACCGGGCGCGACGACCTGCTGGCCACGATCGACGCGCGGTGGTTGCGCGCGAAGGGGTGGCACGTCAAGGAACTGGACTTCATGATCGGCGAGCGGGGCGGCCGGGGCGCGGAGCACCGCCGGATCTTCGTGGCGAGCGTCGCCGACCGCCCGGTCGCCTACATCTCCTACTCCCCGGCGTTCGGCGGCAGGCCGGGGTGGCTCTACGACCTGACCCGCCGCGACCCCGACGCCCCGGTCGGGACGATCGAACTGGTCAACGTCACCGCGCTGCAGCGGTTCCAGGAGGAGGGCGCGGGCTGGCTGCACCTCGGCCACACGCCGTTCGCCGGTCTCGCGGCCGAGAACGAGGTGCCGGGCGCGGCCAGCGGGGTCGTCACCCGCGTCACCGACCTGATCGCCAAGCGCGGCAAGGCCATCTACCCCTCGCGCACCCAGGAAGCGTTCAAGCGCAAGTGGGCGCCGCACGTGGTCGAGCCGGAGTACGTCGCCTTCGAGGACGGCGTCTCGCTCCCCGCGCTGTGGAACCTGCTCCGGCTCACGAGAGCCATCTGA
- a CDS encoding cellulose binding domain-containing protein, with amino-acid sequence MTRSRPPFTRILAITALFAAVAVPLVGAAQAEPPVSAAATVKVMPLGDSITDGLTVAGGYRIELWQKIVAGGHSVDFVGSMSNGPSNLGDRDHEGHSGWTIAQIDSNVVNWLTTYSPQTVLLHIGTNDMIGGNASGAPARLSTLIDHITAKSPDTAVFVSTIIPLPSADSAVRTFNAAIPAIVQGKVAAGKKVHLVDMYSALTGSDLADGVHPNAGGYAKMATRWYNALLAVPGSIGNGGDPTTTTTTTTTTTTTTTTVPPVPGGCAATPRVVNTWSGGYQAEVTVKNNGTAALTGWTVRMTLAGGQSISSIWGGTATGASGAVSVKNAPYNGSPGGGATTTFGFVASGAGSPGVTDLSCSTP; translated from the coding sequence ATGACCAGGAGTCGGCCCCCGTTCACCCGGATCCTCGCCATCACGGCGCTGTTCGCCGCGGTCGCGGTTCCCCTCGTGGGCGCGGCTCAGGCCGAACCGCCGGTGAGCGCGGCCGCGACGGTGAAGGTGATGCCGCTCGGCGACTCGATCACCGACGGCCTGACCGTGGCGGGCGGGTACCGCATCGAGCTGTGGCAGAAGATCGTCGCGGGTGGCCACAGCGTCGACTTCGTCGGCTCGATGAGCAACGGTCCCTCCAACCTGGGCGACCGCGACCACGAAGGCCACTCGGGCTGGACGATCGCGCAGATCGACAGCAACGTCGTCAACTGGCTCACCACCTACAGCCCGCAGACCGTGCTGCTGCACATCGGCACCAACGACATGATCGGCGGCAACGCGTCGGGAGCCCCCGCGCGCCTGTCGACCCTCATCGACCACATCACCGCCAAGTCCCCGGACACCGCGGTGTTCGTCTCGACGATCATCCCGCTGCCGTCGGCCGACTCCGCCGTGCGCACGTTCAACGCGGCCATCCCGGCGATCGTGCAGGGCAAGGTCGCCGCGGGCAAGAAGGTCCACCTCGTCGACATGTACAGCGCGCTGACCGGTTCGGACCTCGCCGACGGCGTCCACCCCAACGCGGGCGGCTACGCGAAGATGGCGACCCGTTGGTACAACGCGCTCCTGGCGGTGCCGGGCAGCATCGGCAACGGTGGCGACCCGACCACGACCACGACGACCACCACGACCACAACCACCACGACGACCACCGTGCCGCCCGTGCCCGGTGGGTGCGCCGCGACGCCGCGGGTGGTCAACACGTGGAGCGGCGGCTACCAGGCGGAAGTGACCGTCAAGAACAACGGCACCGCCGCGCTCACCGGGTGGACGGTGCGGATGACCCTGGCGGGCGGGCAGAGCATCAGCTCCATCTGGGGCGGCACCGCCACGGGCGCCAGCGGAGCCGTGAGCGTGAAGAACGCCCCCTACAACGGTTCTCCCGGCGGTGGCGCCACGACGACGTTCGGGTTCGTGGCCAGCGGCGCGGGCTCGCCCGGCGTGACCGACCTGAGTTGCTCGACCCCCTGA